TCAGCTGTCCCTGTGATGGTCATCTGGTGTATGGCTTAGCATTCCTATTTGCCCCAGCCTTCCTTCTTTTCCTTCCCGGTGTTTTGCTACAGAAAAAAGTATGGACATACCAGAGGACACTAGAAGCGAATGAGACACATACTCGAACCCATCGCTACGTTAAAGTCGTGTCTATGGCATTTGATTTATTCCTAAAGGCCTCTGTTGCTCCCATCTTCTGGTTGGTTCTTTCGCTTCTAAAGCAACAGTACTACACGTGTGCGTTTTTTGGCCCATCTCTGGAGAACAAGGCTTTTGCGAACACTAGCGACAACTGCTTCAAACTCGAGAGCAGATCCAAGGAACTAGAAGAAAACTACAGGGCACACAGTCAGATCATAGGCTGGGCACTTCTTCTTATCGCATTATTGGCTGCATTTATCAAAATCTGTATTTCTAGATGCGCTTTTGAAGGAAAACGTTTGGAGTTACCCAGTCTAGACTACTACCGCCACGTAGAGGCCAAGGCAGCCTTGGAGACATTCCACCTTAAAGCAAAGGAAATCGCCAAACAGAAGGCTGTGAAAActattgattttttcttcgACTCTTCAAGCAATAAAGAAATCGATACTTGTATCGACGAGGTTTCCAAATTAGTCCAGAAAAAATACAGCATGTTCTTTGTCATTCCGCCCGAAAGTCCAAACTATGAGTCATCGCCGGATCAAGGTGCTACTCTTGAACAATTTCAGCGATTACTTTCAGAAGTAGACGGCGTTGGAGGGAAACGCGAACACTTCATCGAAATGAGAAGATTGGATTGTTCCAAACAAAGCCACGTTGCTTATGGAACACCTGACCGCACCCACGATGAATATTCAGAAGCCGGGAGTTACCGTCCAAGAcgaatttcatttgtaaagTGCGAGGGAAAAAATAGACGGCACACTGTGCTTTGAgtagaataatttattttttatttatttattttttatgttatGTGCTCTCTTATTTAGCCTATTGGCTTACTGATTTACGTGTTTGAAATCTAAGAGATTTCTCTGTTTATTTAAAGTTCTTATATCCTTTTAGTTCTCGCAGTTataaattctcaaaaaaatgcaataagtATATTGCGTCTTTCATCTGGACCAATCTGAAACCTTTCCTTTCATTATAAACTAAATATCTGTGCATGCCATTTTTGTGCGTTTAGCCTTAAT
This sequence is a window from Acropora palmata chromosome 9, jaAcrPala1.3, whole genome shotgun sequence. Protein-coding genes within it:
- the LOC141893393 gene encoding calcium homeostasis modulator protein 6-like; the protein is MNTILSSLSVVLRNSKRSLIYVSTAAITIGVEELLGSLIFSCPCDGHLVYGLAFLFAPAFLLFLPGVLLQKKVWTYQRTLEANETHTRTHRYVKVVSMAFDLFLKASVAPIFWLVLSLLKQQYYTCAFFGPSLENKAFANTSDNCFKLESRSKELEENYRAHSQIIGWALLLIALLAAFIKICISRCAFEGKRLELPSLDYYRHVEAKAALETFHLKAKEIAKQKAVKTIDFFFDSSSNKEIDTCIDEVSKLVQKKYSMFFVIPPESPNYESSPDQGATLEQFQRLLSEVDGVGGKREHFIEMRRLDCSKQSHVAYGTPDRTHDEYSEAGSYRPRRISFVKCEGKNRRHTVL